A single region of the Pseudomonas sp. GGS8 genome encodes:
- a CDS encoding acyl-CoA dehydrogenase: MNALTQPIVAGQPLAKSQHDLHNARSLFDASLRFVRQQQPADDPYVISRFGDLHIRIEVAAALLERAEDFLNSLEDDTEISIAIAESHLASADALNAVSNAEFELTGQRTALHGSLHDPLRWKLHLIGNFRLNGIHPPSVGSAV, translated from the coding sequence ATGAACGCCTTGACCCAACCGATTGTTGCCGGGCAGCCCCTGGCCAAAAGTCAGCACGATCTGCACAACGCTCGGAGCCTGTTTGATGCGTCCCTGCGTTTTGTTCGTCAGCAACAACCTGCGGACGATCCTTACGTGATCAGCCGTTTCGGCGACTTGCACATCCGTATCGAAGTCGCCGCCGCGCTGCTCGAACGTGCCGAAGACTTCCTGAATAGCCTTGAAGATGACACGGAAATCAGCATTGCCATCGCCGAGTCTCATCTGGCTAGCGCAGATGCGCTCAACGCCGTCAGCAACGCCGAATTCGAACTCACCGGCCAACGCACTGCATTGCACGGCTCACTGCACGACCCGCTGCGCTGGAAACTCCACCTCATCGGCAACTTCCGCCTCAACGGCATCCATCCCCCAAGCGTTGGGAGTGCCGTTTGA
- a CDS encoding LLM class flavin-dependent oxidoreductase, with the protein MAREIRLNAFDMNCVGHQSPGLWAHPRDRSWQYKDLEYWTDLAKILERGKFDGLFIADVLGIYDVYNGNGDAAIRQAAQVPVNDPLQLIPPMALVTEHLGFGLTASLSFEHPYPFARRLSTLDHLTKGRAGWNIVTSYLESGAKNLGQENQTEHDARYDLAEEYLEVCYKLWEGSWEEGAILRDRERRVFSDPSKIHEIRHVGKHFQVPGIHLCEPSPQRTPVLYQAGASSRGKQFAAEHAECVFVAAPSKVLLKKTVADIRRRAAEAGRDPSKILIFNLQTVILGETDANAKAKREEYKTWVSYEGAMALISGWTGIDFSQFKPDEPLKHVHTNAIQSAVEAFSTADPNKVWTPNELADWVGIGGFGPLFVGSPETVADLLQEWVEETDVDGFNLAYALTHETFIDAVELLVPELQKRGVYKTEYAPGTLREKLFGEGARLPDIHPGAGYRYLAGLRQQERKVASA; encoded by the coding sequence ATGGCCCGCGAAATTCGTCTCAACGCCTTTGACATGAACTGCGTCGGCCACCAGTCGCCCGGCCTGTGGGCGCATCCGCGAGATCGCTCATGGCAGTACAAGGATCTGGAGTACTGGACCGATCTGGCGAAAATCCTTGAGCGCGGCAAGTTCGACGGCTTGTTCATTGCCGATGTGCTCGGCATCTACGACGTCTACAACGGCAACGGTGACGCGGCGATCCGTCAGGCGGCGCAGGTGCCGGTCAACGATCCGCTGCAACTGATTCCGCCGATGGCGCTGGTCACCGAACACCTGGGTTTCGGCCTGACCGCGTCGCTTTCGTTCGAGCATCCGTATCCGTTCGCCCGGCGCCTGTCGACCCTCGATCACCTGACCAAGGGCCGCGCTGGCTGGAACATCGTTACCTCGTACCTGGAAAGCGGTGCGAAGAACCTCGGGCAAGAAAACCAGACCGAACACGATGCCCGTTACGACCTCGCCGAAGAGTACCTGGAGGTTTGCTACAAGCTGTGGGAGGGCAGCTGGGAAGAGGGCGCGATCCTGCGCGATCGCGAGCGGCGGGTCTTCAGCGACCCGAGCAAGATCCACGAGATCCGCCACGTCGGCAAACACTTTCAGGTGCCAGGGATTCACCTCTGTGAGCCTTCGCCGCAGCGCACGCCGGTGCTCTATCAGGCCGGCGCCTCCAGTCGCGGCAAACAGTTCGCCGCTGAACACGCCGAATGCGTGTTCGTTGCCGCGCCGTCGAAAGTGCTGCTGAAGAAAACCGTTGCCGACATCCGTCGCCGGGCGGCCGAGGCGGGGCGCGATCCATCGAAGATCCTGATCTTCAATCTGCAAACGGTGATCCTCGGCGAGACCGACGCCAACGCCAAAGCCAAACGCGAAGAATATAAAACCTGGGTCAGTTATGAGGGCGCCATGGCACTGATCTCGGGCTGGACCGGGATCGATTTCAGCCAGTTCAAACCGGATGAGCCGCTCAAGCACGTGCATACCAATGCCATTCAGTCGGCGGTGGAGGCGTTTTCCACGGCGGACCCGAACAAGGTCTGGACGCCGAACGAACTGGCCGACTGGGTCGGGATCGGTGGTTTCGGGCCGCTGTTTGTCGGCAGCCCCGAGACCGTCGCCGACCTGCTGCAGGAATGGGTTGAGGAAACAGATGTGGACGGCTTCAACCTGGCGTATGCGCTGACCCACGAAACCTTCATCGACGCCGTGGAATTGCTGGTGCCGGAGTTGCAGAAGCGCGGGGTGTACAAGACCGAATACGCGCCGGGGACGTTGCGCGAGAAGTTGTTTGGGGAAGGGGCGCGATTGCCGGATATCCATCCGGGGGCGGGCTATCGATACCTGGCGGGGTTGCGTCAGCAGGAGAGGAAAGTGGCGTCTGCGTAG